Genomic DNA from Microbacterium neungamense:
GCCCGCGCCGTTCCTCACCGAGGAGCAGAACCGCGCCCTGTACGACGCATCCAAGGCGATCCTGCGCGAGGTCGGCTACGTCGGCGCCGGCACCTGCGAGTTCCTCATCGGCGCGGACGGCACCGTGTCCTTCCTCGAGGTGAACACCCGCCTGCAGGTGGAGCACCCCGTCTCCGAAGAGGTCACCGGCATCGACCTCGTCCGCGAGCAGTTCCGCATCGCCGCGGGCGGCACCATCGACTACGCCGACCCCGAACCGCAGGGCCACTCGATCGAGTTCCGCATCAACGGCGAAGACCCCGGCCGTGGCTTCCTGCCGCAGCCCGGGCCGATCCACGTGTTCAAGACGTTCGGCGGCCCCGGCATCCGTCTCGACTCCGGCGTCACCGCCGGCGACACGGTCTCCGGCGCGTTCGACTCGCTGCTGGCGAAGATCATCGTCACCGGCCGCAGCCGCGAGGAGGCCCTGGAGCGCGCCCGCCGCGCCCTGGACGAGTTCGAGGTCGCGGGCCTGCCCACCGTGCTCCCGTTCCATCGCAAGGTCGTCCGCGACCCCGCCTTCACCGCCGAGAACGGCGAGTTCGGCGTGTACACCCGCTGGATCGAGACCGAGTTCGTGAACGACATCCCGGCATGGGACGGCGAGCTGGAGGACCCGGCGTCGGCCCCCGGCCGGCACACCGTCGTCGTCGAGGTCGGCGGCAAGCGCCTCGAGGTGAGCCTGCCCGACCGCGTCGCCGCGCCGGTCGCGAACACGGCGGGTCGCCCGGCCGCCGTGCCGCCGTCGCGCCGCAGCCACGCGGCGACCGTGAACGCGGGAGCCTCCGGCGACGCGGTGAAGTCGCCCATGCAGGCCACCGTCGTCAAGGTCGCCGTCGAGGAGGGCCAGCAGGTCGTCAAGGGCGACCTGGTCGTGGTGCTCGAGGCGATGAAGATGGAGCAGCCGCTGCAGGCGCACAAGGACGGCGTCATCGGCAACATCAACGCCGAGCCGGGTGCGACCGTGTCGGCGGGGCACCAGCTGCTGACGATCTCCTGAGCCGTGGGCGGCGACGTCTGAGGCGACCCGTGGTTCGTCTCGGGCGCGCCGCACGCGTCCCCGCCCGACGACCGGGACGGGGACGGCGCGGCCCGCGGCGGGCGCGTCCAGACGCTACGCGATGTTGACGTGCATCGCCCGGCTGGCGTCGGTGATGCTCGTGGACAGCGACGGGTATGCGGCGAACACGCGGGAGACCTGGTCGACCGTCAGGCGTCGCTCCACCGCCACGGCGAGCGGGTAGATCAGCTCGGAGGCCTTCGGCGCGACGATCACCCCTCCGATCACTGTGCCCGACCCCTTGCGGGCGATGACCTTCACGAACCCGTCGCGGATGCCCATCATCTTTGCGCGCGGGTTGGCGGCCAGCGGCAGCTTGTAGACGATGCCGTCCGCGACCCCGTTCTCGACGTCCTGCTCCGAGTAGCCGACGGTCGCGATCTCCGGCGCGGTGAAGATGTTCGCGGTGATCTTGCGCTGCTCCAGCGGGATCACGATGTCGCCGAGCGCGTGGAAGACCGCGGTGCGCCCCTGCATGGAGGCGACCGAGGCGAGCGGGAAGAAGTTGGTGCAGTCCCCCACCGCGTAGATGTTCGGCACCGAGGTGCGCGCCACCCGGTTCACCCGGACGTGCCCGGACTCCGTCAGCTCCACACCGGCGTCCTCGAGGCCGATGCCGGCCGTGTTCGGGATCGACCCGACCGCCATCAGGCAGTGGCTGCCCTCCACCGTGCGGCCGTCCGCGAGCGTCACGCGCACGCCGTCCTCAGTGGTCTCCACCGTCTGCGCGCGGGACTTGGACAGCACCTGCATCCCGCCGCGCGTGAACACGCTCTCGAGCACCTTCGCGGCGTCCTTGTCCTCGCCGGGGAGCACCTGGTCACGGCTGGAGACCAGGGTGACCTTGGCGCCGAGGTTCATGTACGCGGACGCGAACTCGGCGCCGGTCACACCGGAGCCGACCACGATGAGGTGCTCGGGCAGCTCCTTCATGTCGTACAGCTGCGTCCAGGTGAGGATGCGCTTGCCGTCGGGTTTGGCGGAGTCCAGCTCGCGCGGCGAGGCGCCCACCGCGACGACGAGCGTGTCGGCCTCCACCCGGTCGAAGTCCGTGCCGCCGGGGGCGGTGGACACGACGATCGCGTTCGCCCCTTCCAGCCGGCCGTGCCCGGACAGGATCCGCACGCCCGCCCCGAGCAGGGCGGTGCGCATGTCCTCGGACTGCTGACCGGCCAGCGCCAGCAGGCGCTTGTTCACGGCGGCGAGGTTGATGGCGATCTCGGGCTTGAGCGGCTTGCCGTTCGCGCCCTTCGCGTAGAACTGCACGCCGAGATCGGATGCCTCGGCGATCGCCACCGCGGCATCCGCCGTCGCGATCAGGCTCTTCGAGGGCACCACGTCGGTGAGCACGGCCGATCCGCCGACCCCGACGCGCTCCACGAGAGTCACCTCCGCGCCCAGCTGCGCGGCGGCGAGTGCCGCCTCGTAGCCGCCGGGACCGCC
This window encodes:
- a CDS encoding acetyl/propionyl/methylcrotonyl-CoA carboxylase subunit alpha yields the protein MPDIAKVLIANRGEIAVRIIRAARDSGISSVAVYADQDRDAMHARLADEAYALDGSTSAETYLQIDKILSVARRSGADAVHPGYGFLAENAEFARAVIGAGLTWIGPSPEAIEALGDKVTARHVAEKVGAPLAAGTPGPVDSADEVIAFAKEHGLPIAIKAAYGGGGRGLKVARELDEVAELFESATREAVAAFGRGECFVEKYLDKPRHVETQCLADAAGNVVVISTRDCSLQRRHQKLVEEAPAPFLTEEQNRALYDASKAILREVGYVGAGTCEFLIGADGTVSFLEVNTRLQVEHPVSEEVTGIDLVREQFRIAAGGTIDYADPEPQGHSIEFRINGEDPGRGFLPQPGPIHVFKTFGGPGIRLDSGVTAGDTVSGAFDSLLAKIIVTGRSREEALERARRALDEFEVAGLPTVLPFHRKVVRDPAFTAENGEFGVYTRWIETEFVNDIPAWDGELEDPASAPGRHTVVVEVGGKRLEVSLPDRVAAPVANTAGRPAAVPPSRRSHAATVNAGASGDAVKSPMQATVVKVAVEEGQQVVKGDLVVVLEAMKMEQPLQAHKDGVIGNINAEPGATVSAGHQLLTIS
- a CDS encoding NAD(P)H-quinone dehydrogenase, producing MESMSQTPFANRQSVAVLGGGPGGYEAALAAAQLGAEVTLVERVGVGGSAVLTDVVPSKSLIATADAAVAIAEASDLGVQFYAKGANGKPLKPEIAINLAAVNKRLLALAGQQSEDMRTALLGAGVRILSGHGRLEGANAIVVSTAPGGTDFDRVEADTLVVAVGASPRELDSAKPDGKRILTWTQLYDMKELPEHLIVVGSGVTGAEFASAYMNLGAKVTLVSSRDQVLPGEDKDAAKVLESVFTRGGMQVLSKSRAQTVETTEDGVRVTLADGRTVEGSHCLMAVGSIPNTAGIGLEDAGVELTESGHVRVNRVARTSVPNIYAVGDCTNFFPLASVASMQGRTAVFHALGDIVIPLEQRKITANIFTAPEIATVGYSEQDVENGVADGIVYKLPLAANPRAKMMGIRDGFVKVIARKGSGTVIGGVIVAPKASELIYPLAVAVERRLTVDQVSRVFAAYPSLSTSITDASRAMHVNIA